The following proteins are co-located in the Pseudomonas sp. DY-1 genome:
- a CDS encoding SIMPL domain-containing protein (The SIMPL domain is named for its presence in mouse protein SIMPL (signalling molecule that associates with mouse pelle-like kinase). Bacterial member BP26, from Brucella, was shown to assemble into a channel-like structure, while YggE from E. coli has been associated with resistance to oxidative stress.): MPKFTRLAAALALCAASLGSLSAQAADDVHYNQVAVRAEVSQEVAHDLMHVTLYSESQNTDPAKLADEITRTLNAAVEKARKAKGVTVSLGSRNSYPVYDEKGQKITAWRERAELRLESADFATLSQLSADMLGDLKMAGMNFSIAEKTRKTHEDDLIKQAVDAFKARAQLATDALGGKGYKLVNLSLNSAGFQPPQPIMMRAMAAKGYADGAAAPEIEAGTSRVSVSADGTIEVQMP; the protein is encoded by the coding sequence ATGCCCAAGTTCACTCGCCTCGCCGCCGCCCTTGCCCTTTGCGCCGCCAGCCTTGGCAGCCTCTCGGCCCAGGCGGCCGACGATGTGCACTACAACCAGGTAGCCGTACGTGCCGAGGTCAGCCAGGAAGTGGCCCATGACCTGATGCACGTCACTCTTTATAGCGAGTCGCAGAACACCGACCCGGCCAAGCTCGCCGACGAGATCACCCGCACCCTCAACGCCGCCGTGGAAAAGGCCCGCAAGGCCAAGGGCGTGACCGTCAGCCTGGGCAGCCGCAACAGCTACCCGGTGTACGACGAGAAAGGCCAGAAGATCACCGCCTGGCGCGAGCGCGCGGAACTTCGCCTGGAGAGTGCCGACTTCGCCACCCTGTCCCAGCTCAGCGCCGATATGCTGGGTGACCTGAAGATGGCGGGGATGAACTTCAGCATCGCCGAGAAGACCCGCAAGACCCACGAAGACGATCTGATCAAACAGGCCGTGGACGCCTTTAAAGCCCGCGCACAACTGGCTACCGACGCCCTCGGCGGCAAGGGCTACAAGCTGGTCAACCTGAGCCTGAACAGCGCCGGCTTCCAGCCGCCACAGCCGATCATGATGCGTGCCATGGCTGCCAAGGGTTACGCCGATGGCGCCGCCGCCCCCGAGATCGAAGCCGGCACCAGCCGCGTCAGCGTCAGTGCAGACGGCACCATCGAAGTGCAGATGCCCTGA